TGGGGCAATCGGCTGGTCCTGGTCTGAGGCCCCATGACGCACTGGGCCAATGATGGCAACGAGTTGTTCCAGTGTGATGCTGCCCGGCCGCAAGAGTTCAGGTTGTGCATCGATTATCGAGACGACGGTCGATTCGACTCCGACCGAACAGGGGCCTCCATCCAGAATCAGATCCACCTTCTTCCCAAGACCATCGGAGACATGTTGTGCCGTCGTGGGGCTGACGTAGCCGAATGGATTGGCGCTGGGCGCAGCAATGGGTGTGCCGGCCTCACGAATCAGCGCTTGTGCAAGCGGATGATTCGGCATCCTGACGGCCACTGTCGATAAGCCGGCGGTGACGAGATCAGGAATGACCGAGTGCTTGGGCAGGACTATCGTCAGTGGACCAGCCAGATCATCCATGAGTTTCTGGGCGAGTGGGGGCTGCGAAGTGACAACTGCGTCCAGGTGTGACCGATCGGCAATATGCACGATGAGGGGATCGAACTGTGCCGTTCCTTGGCTTCAAAGATCTTGGCTGCAGCGACCGGGATTCACCGCATCACAGCCGAGTCCGTAGACCGTTCCAGTCGGAAAAACGACCAGCCCGCCTGTTCTGATAATGCTGCTTGCCAGACGAATAGACATCGAGTCGGAGGACGAGAGGACTGTGCCTTTCGGTGGGTAATTGTCTTCGCCCATAGGTATGTGATGCCAACCCTGAGGTCCTACTCCTTGACCGTCATGGTAATTCCGACCGGTTCTAACGGATTATCATGTTTATCGCGCGGGACCGCGACAATGTGGTCGACAACCTCCATTCCTCGAAAGACCTCTCCAAACACGGTATAGCAACGGTCCAGACCGCTATTGTCATCCACGCAAATAAAAAATTGGGAGCCGTTGTCGTTGAAGTCACGTGTGCTGTTACTTTCACGCGGCATTTTGGCCATGGACAACGCGCCACGCTTGTGTGGGTAGTCGTTCGGTTCTGGCGGGAGAAAGTATCCCGGCCCTCCGGTTCCGTGGAGGCGGCGATCAGGATGTTTGCTGAGCGGATCCCCACCTTGAATAATAAACCCAGGGACCACACGGTGGAAGGTCGTGCCGTTATAAAACCCCATCTTCACAAGATTGATGAGGTTGTCCACATGACGCGGCGCAGCGTCGGAATAAAGGCGAACCTTGATCTCACCGAATCTCGTCGTGATGGTGATGCGCGGGTCTTTCTTTTGAAACTGCAATGCCATGCCACGACTGTATCAAGCCGGTCTCCATGATGACAAGGAGCTGGGACAAGACCGAGGCCTACCGATCACAGCCCGGTCCTATCTTCTGT
The nucleotide sequence above comes from Nitrospira sp.. Encoded proteins:
- a CDS encoding peptidylprolyl isomerase, producing the protein MALQFQKKDPRITITTRFGEIKVRLYSDAAPRHVDNLINLVKMGFYNGTTFHRVVPGFIIQGGDPLSKHPDRRLHGTGGPGYFLPPEPNDYPHKRGALSMAKMPRESNSTRDFNDNGSQFFICVDDNSGLDRCYTVFGEVFRGMEVVDHIVAVPRDKHDNPLEPVGITMTVKE